A stretch of the Arthrobacter stackebrandtii genome encodes the following:
- a CDS encoding TetR/AcrR family transcriptional regulator yields MSTQPANARTAAKAERRTTLLASAASLFAQRGFNGVSIEDLGAAAGVSGPAVYRHFDGKQALLGALLVGVSEDLLAGGRQVLANAPDAASALRALVAFHVDFALVKPDVIRVQDRDFESLGAADSSAVRSLQRAYVELWVDVLGRMFQERPAAVRRMQAHAVFGLINSTPHSVQLHGPESTEPAASDAGAASAAAAGPGAAAGGRRPGRTGIPDDTARAVLESMAWAGLATEL; encoded by the coding sequence ATGAGCACGCAACCGGCCAATGCCCGCACCGCGGCCAAGGCTGAGCGGCGCACGACGCTGCTGGCTTCCGCCGCGTCCCTGTTCGCCCAGCGCGGCTTCAACGGCGTCTCCATTGAGGACCTCGGCGCCGCCGCCGGGGTGAGCGGGCCTGCCGTCTACCGGCACTTCGACGGCAAGCAGGCGCTGCTCGGGGCCCTGCTTGTGGGCGTCAGTGAGGACCTGCTGGCCGGCGGGCGCCAGGTGCTGGCCAACGCGCCCGACGCCGCTTCCGCCCTGCGTGCGCTTGTCGCCTTCCACGTGGACTTCGCCCTGGTCAAGCCTGATGTCATCCGTGTGCAGGACAGGGACTTTGAGAGCCTGGGCGCCGCCGACAGCTCCGCCGTCAGGTCTTTGCAGCGCGCCTACGTGGAGCTCTGGGTTGACGTGCTGGGCCGGATGTTCCAGGAGCGCCCGGCGGCCGTGCGGCGAATGCAGGCCCATGCCGTGTTTGGGCTGATCAACTCCACCCCGCACAGCGTGCAGCTGCACGGACCGGAATCCACCGAACCGGCGGCGTCCGATGCCGGGGCGGCATCGGCTGCCGCCGCGGGCCCCGGCGCCGCTGCCGGGGGGAGACGGCCCGGACGCACCGGCATCCCGGACGACACCGCCCGTGCAGTACTTGAGTCCATGGCCTGGGCGGGACTGGCGACGGAGTTGTAG
- a CDS encoding SPW repeat protein has product MKRWNRWQDYVAVIAGLYAALSTIWTTQQGSSMVMMIGCGVLLIASGAWNLSSPGQPVAEWVQMVLGALLFVSPWIAGYTAHTGATWTSWIAGAVALIAGVLALQPSMHEHAEGHHGGVAAH; this is encoded by the coding sequence ATGAAGAGGTGGAATCGCTGGCAAGATTATGTCGCCGTGATCGCAGGGCTTTATGCCGCGTTGTCGACCATTTGGACAACACAGCAGGGCAGCTCGATGGTCATGATGATTGGTTGCGGCGTCCTGCTCATCGCGTCCGGTGCATGGAACCTGTCGAGCCCCGGGCAGCCGGTGGCTGAATGGGTCCAGATGGTCCTTGGCGCCCTGTTGTTTGTCTCCCCGTGGATTGCCGGCTACACGGCACACACGGGAGCAACCTGGACTTCCTGGATCGCCGGTGCAGTGGCCCTGATTGCGGGTGTTCTGGCATTGCAGCCAAGCATGCACGAGCACGCAGAGGGGCACCACGGAGGTGTGGCGGCACACTAG
- a CDS encoding dihydrolipoamide acetyltransferase family protein has protein sequence MLAEFKLPDLGEGLTESEIVSWQVAVGDVVTLNQVLGEVETAKAVVELPSPYAGTVTSITHEPGTTVDVGEVIITFEVADSGAAPAPAPSGTPAAAPADEAPKRIPTLVGYGADPETSAAPVRRQRVFAMAGAPAPAVPSPTAPAPAAPAPAAHVQAERPRSTPPVRKLARDLGIELELLAGSGERGLITREDVVSFAGGHVKGAETAAAAAPSATETGPREVRTPIKGVRKAMAQAMVASAFTAPHVTEFMTVDVTAGMEFLAKLRRRREFDGVKVTPLTLAAKAVALAVARHPELNSHWDEAAQEVLTFNYLNLGIAAATPRGLLVPNIKDAHAMGLRELAVALGGLAETARAGKTQPADLAGGTFSITNIGVFGIDGGTPILNPGEAGILALGAVRKMPWEHQGQVALRDVMTLSLSFDHRLVDGEHGSRFLADVAAVVADPAMALVLG, from the coding sequence ATGCTCGCTGAATTCAAGCTGCCCGACCTTGGCGAGGGCCTGACCGAATCCGAAATCGTCAGCTGGCAGGTCGCCGTCGGCGACGTTGTCACGCTCAACCAGGTCCTCGGAGAGGTAGAGACCGCCAAGGCCGTCGTGGAACTGCCCTCGCCCTACGCAGGCACCGTCACCTCCATCACGCACGAACCCGGCACCACGGTCGACGTCGGCGAAGTCATCATCACCTTCGAGGTTGCCGACTCAGGGGCAGCGCCCGCGCCGGCCCCGTCAGGGACCCCGGCCGCCGCCCCCGCCGATGAAGCCCCCAAGCGGATCCCCACGCTGGTCGGCTACGGCGCCGATCCCGAAACATCGGCGGCGCCGGTGCGCAGGCAGCGCGTGTTCGCCATGGCCGGGGCGCCCGCTCCGGCAGTGCCCTCACCGACGGCACCTGCCCCCGCTGCACCTGCGCCCGCAGCGCACGTGCAGGCCGAACGGCCGCGGTCCACCCCTCCCGTGCGCAAACTTGCCCGGGACCTGGGCATCGAGCTGGAACTTCTGGCAGGTTCGGGGGAGCGGGGGCTGATCACCCGCGAGGACGTCGTTTCCTTTGCCGGGGGCCATGTCAAGGGTGCCGAAACTGCGGCGGCGGCTGCGCCGTCGGCCACGGAAACGGGGCCGCGGGAGGTGCGCACACCCATCAAGGGCGTGCGGAAGGCCATGGCGCAGGCGATGGTGGCCAGCGCATTCACCGCCCCGCACGTCACGGAGTTCATGACCGTCGACGTCACCGCGGGCATGGAGTTCCTGGCCAAACTGCGCCGGCGCCGGGAGTTCGACGGCGTGAAGGTCACCCCGCTGACGCTTGCCGCCAAGGCCGTGGCGCTCGCCGTGGCGCGGCACCCGGAGCTGAACTCGCACTGGGACGAGGCGGCGCAGGAGGTTCTCACGTTCAACTACCTCAACCTGGGGATTGCCGCGGCGACACCGCGCGGCCTGCTGGTGCCCAACATCAAGGACGCGCACGCGATGGGGCTGCGCGAACTGGCGGTGGCGCTGGGCGGGCTCGCCGAGACTGCCCGGGCGGGCAAGACGCAGCCGGCGGACCTGGCCGGCGGGACGTTCTCCATCACCAACATCGGCGTGTTCGGCATCGACGGCGGAACGCCCATCCTGAACCCGGGCGAGGCAGGAATCCTGGCCCTCGGCGCCGTGCGGAAGATGCCGTGGGAGCACCAGGGGCAGGTGGCGCTGCGGGATGTGATGACGCTGAGCCTGTCGTTTGACCACAGGCTGGTGGACGGCGAACACGGCTCGCGCTTCCTGGCCGACGTGGCCGCCGTGGTGGCCGATCCCGCCATGGCGCTGGTGCTTGGCTAA
- a CDS encoding alpha-ketoacid dehydrogenase subunit beta: protein MSSLSLTQAINAGLRQAMEDDPKVVLMGEDIGTLGGVFRVTDGLMKDFGSHRVIDTPLAESAIIGTAVGLAYRGFRPVCEIQFDGFIYPGFDQIVSQVAKLHARTHGKVRMPLTIRVPFGGGIGSPEHHSESPEAYFVHTSGLRVISPSNPQDAYTMLRQAIASDDPVLYFEPKRRYHAKGDVELNAPLSAAPPMGAALVAEPGTDVTLVAYGPLVRTALDAASAARADGISIEVIDLRSLSPVDYAPIMESVRRTGRLVVTHEAGKTLGMGAEIAATITERCFNYLESAPVRVTGFDIPYPPSKLEKHHLPDLDRMLDGVDRALGRPNSQTGMED, encoded by the coding sequence ATGAGCAGCTTGAGCCTGACACAGGCCATTAACGCGGGCCTCCGGCAGGCCATGGAAGACGACCCCAAGGTGGTCCTCATGGGCGAGGACATCGGCACGCTCGGCGGGGTCTTCCGCGTCACCGACGGGCTGATGAAGGACTTCGGCTCGCACCGGGTCATTGACACGCCGCTGGCGGAGTCCGCCATCATCGGCACCGCCGTGGGCCTGGCCTACCGCGGCTTCCGGCCCGTGTGCGAAATTCAGTTCGACGGTTTCATCTACCCGGGCTTCGACCAGATCGTCTCCCAGGTGGCCAAGCTGCACGCCCGCACCCACGGCAAGGTGCGGATGCCGCTGACCATCAGGGTTCCCTTCGGCGGCGGCATCGGTTCCCCCGAACACCACTCGGAGTCGCCCGAGGCCTACTTTGTGCACACCTCCGGGCTGCGCGTCATCAGCCCCTCCAACCCGCAGGACGCGTACACCATGCTGCGCCAGGCCATCGCGAGCGACGACCCCGTCCTCTACTTTGAGCCCAAGCGCCGCTATCACGCCAAGGGGGACGTTGAGCTCAATGCGCCACTTTCCGCGGCCCCGCCCATGGGTGCCGCACTCGTCGCGGAACCGGGCACCGACGTCACCCTTGTCGCCTACGGGCCGCTCGTCCGCACGGCCCTCGACGCGGCCTCGGCGGCCCGCGCCGACGGCATCTCGATCGAGGTGATCGACCTGCGCTCGCTCTCGCCTGTCGACTATGCGCCCATTATGGAATCGGTCCGGCGCACCGGCCGCCTGGTTGTCACCCACGAAGCCGGCAAGACCCTCGGCATGGGTGCGGAAATCGCCGCCACCATCACCGAGCGCTGCTTCAACTACCTCGAGTCCGCGCCCGTCCGCGTCACCGGCTTCGACATCCCCTACCCGCCGTCCAAGCTGGAGAAGCACCACCTTCCCGACCTTGACCGGATGCTCGACGGCGTCGACCGCGCCCTGGGCCGGCCCAACTCCCAAACAGGCATGGAGGACTGA
- the pdhA gene encoding pyruvate dehydrogenase (acetyl-transferring) E1 component subunit alpha, with the protein MTQTRHEPTGQAAMKMHQLITADGTRVHDELLDPFVQDVDRDALISLYRDMVVVRRIDVEATALQRQGQLALWPPMLGQEASQVGSVHAMDQDDFIFPTYRENGVAYLRGAKFPGIMGTWRGNMNTGWDPYQLNMATPQIIIGSQTLHATGYAMGIAMEGRETLAIAYLGDGATSQGDVHESMVFAASFQAPVIFFCQNNHWAISEPVGLQSAVPIAGRAQGYGIPGLQVDGNDVLAVLAAVRWAARRARTGGGPSFIEAVTYRMGPHTTADDPTRYRGVTELEEWAAKDPLSRLRTHLANAGMLDDAAQAGIEAEADAVAAELRDACINMPDPEPMTVFDDIYAEDHSVLDREREQYRRYLASFEGQLGAGQQVQGSAS; encoded by the coding sequence ATGACTCAAACGCGCCACGAGCCCACAGGCCAGGCCGCCATGAAAATGCACCAGCTCATCACCGCGGACGGAACCCGCGTGCATGACGAATTGTTGGACCCGTTTGTCCAGGACGTGGACCGCGACGCCCTCATCTCCCTTTACCGGGACATGGTGGTCGTACGCAGGATCGACGTTGAGGCGACAGCACTGCAGCGGCAGGGGCAGCTCGCCCTGTGGCCGCCCATGCTTGGCCAGGAGGCCTCGCAGGTCGGCTCCGTCCACGCCATGGACCAGGACGACTTCATCTTCCCCACCTACCGCGAGAACGGCGTCGCCTATCTGCGCGGCGCAAAGTTCCCCGGCATCATGGGCACCTGGCGGGGCAACATGAACACGGGCTGGGACCCGTACCAGCTCAACATGGCCACCCCGCAGATCATCATTGGCTCCCAGACGCTGCACGCCACGGGCTACGCCATGGGCATCGCCATGGAGGGCAGGGAAACGCTCGCCATCGCCTATCTTGGCGACGGGGCCACGAGCCAGGGCGACGTCCACGAATCCATGGTGTTCGCGGCCAGTTTCCAGGCCCCCGTCATCTTCTTCTGCCAAAACAACCACTGGGCCATCTCCGAGCCCGTGGGCCTGCAGTCGGCGGTCCCGATCGCCGGCCGCGCGCAAGGATACGGGATCCCCGGCCTGCAGGTGGACGGCAACGACGTCCTCGCGGTCCTGGCCGCAGTCCGCTGGGCTGCACGGCGCGCCCGCACCGGCGGCGGGCCCAGCTTTATCGAGGCGGTCACCTACCGCATGGGCCCGCACACCACGGCCGACGACCCCACCCGGTACCGCGGCGTGACCGAACTGGAGGAGTGGGCCGCCAAGGACCCGCTGTCCAGGCTGCGCACCCACCTCGCCAACGCCGGCATGCTCGACGACGCTGCCCAGGCCGGGATTGAAGCGGAAGCTGACGCTGTGGCCGCCGAGCTTCGGGACGCCTGCATCAACATGCCGGACCCGGAACCCATGACCGTGTTTGACGACATCTATGCCGAGGACCATTCGGTCCTGGACCGGGAACGTGAACAATACCGGCGCTACCTGGCCTCCTTCGAGGGGCAGCTCGGCGCCGGACAGCAAGTGCAAGGGAGCGCATCATGA
- a CDS encoding Lrp/AsnC family transcriptional regulator has translation MPTLDGTDARILLALVKDPRQTVVAMAESLGISRNTVQARMAALERNHAFLPFDHRISPVPLGYPLTAFISVHVQQQKLAALATQLSEIPEVLEAHGLSGRADLLVRVVSTGAEDLFRINGKILACDGVERTETSLAMNEVVPFRMSPLLKRVLAP, from the coding sequence ATGCCTACTCTTGACGGTACCGACGCACGCATCCTCCTGGCCTTGGTCAAGGACCCCCGGCAGACCGTGGTTGCCATGGCCGAGTCGCTGGGCATTTCCCGCAACACGGTGCAGGCCAGGATGGCTGCGCTGGAGCGCAACCATGCGTTCCTGCCCTTTGACCACAGGATCAGCCCCGTGCCCCTCGGCTACCCGCTGACCGCGTTCATTTCCGTCCACGTGCAGCAGCAAAAACTCGCGGCACTGGCCACCCAGCTCTCCGAAATCCCGGAGGTGCTGGAGGCACACGGACTCAGCGGCCGGGCCGACCTCCTGGTGCGTGTGGTGTCCACCGGGGCGGAGGACCTGTTCCGCATCAACGGCAAGATCCTGGCCTGTGATGGCGTGGAACGGACGGAAACATCCCTCGCCATGAACGAGGTGGTGCCGTTTCGCATGTCGCCGCTGCTCAAGCGCGTTTTGGCGCCCTGA